A DNA window from Salarias fasciatus chromosome 23 unlocalized genomic scaffold, fSalaFa1.1 super_scaffold_20, whole genome shotgun sequence contains the following coding sequences:
- the orc4 gene encoding origin recognition complex subunit 4 encodes MAGKAKVKEAHQLTGDCITQVQTILRERFCRRRLPAGLESMEAQYKRLLDLLKRTAVDGESNSVLIVGPRGAGKTTLVDSVLKELLDDDRVQKNLLQVHLNGLLQTDDRIALREITMQLHLENVVGDRVFGSFAENLVFLLEALKKGDRSSSRPVLFVLDEFDLFTQHKNQTLLYNLLDVSQSAQAPVAVVGLTCRLDVLELLEKRVKSRFSHRQIHLLSPLGFGQYLERVRAQLSLPDDFPDAPFAAQWSASLQTLCEDQAAQDALRRHFNSSRHFGSLHMLLILCLSRVSLSKPFIGASDLLDASRTILSDSRVNMLHGLSILELCLLIAMKHLNDVYEGEPFNFHMVHNEFKKFLHRKSNSMYSFEQPVIMKAFEHLVQLELIRPVDGSSARTQKDYQLMRLMLDQGQIMEALQKYPQCPTDVRQWAMSAFE; translated from the exons ATGGCTGGAAAGGCGAAGGTGAAAGAAGCTCATCAGCTGACAGGAGACTGTATCACTCAG GTCCAGACCATCTTGAGGGAGCGGTTCTGCCGGCGCCGGCTCCCTGCCGGGCTGGAGTCGATGGAGGCTCAGTATAA GcgcctgctggacctgctgaagCGGACGGCTGTGGACGGGGAGAGCAACTCGGTGCTGATCGTTGGTCCGCGAGGAGCCGGGAAGACCACG ctggTCGACAGCgttctgaaggagctgctggacgaCGACCGAGTGCAGAAGAACCTTCTACAGGTTCATCTGAACG gtCTCCTGCAGACAGACGACAGAATCGCTCTGAGAGAAATCACCATGCAGCTTCACCTGGAAAATGTCGTCGGTGACAGAGTGTTT GGAAGCTTTGCGGAGAATCTGGTTTTCCTGCTGGAGGCGCTGAAGAAAG GCgaccgcagcagcagccggccggTGCTCTTCGTGCTGGACGAGTTCGACCTCTTCACGCAGCACAAGAACCAGACGCTGCTCTACAACCTGCTGGACGTGTCCCAGTCGGCCCAGGCGCCGGTGGCCGTGGTCGGCCTGACCTGCAGGCTG GatgtcctggagctgctggagaagcggGTCAAGTCTCGGTTCTCCCACCGCCAGATCCACCTGCTGAGCCCGCTCGGCTTCGGCCAGTACCTGGAGCGGGTTCGAGCGCAGCTCAGCCTGCCGGACGACTTCCCCGACGCGCCGTTCGCCGCGCAGTGGAGCGCCAGCCTGCAG acgCTGTGTGAAGACCAGGCGGCTCAGGACGCTCTGAGGAGACACTTCAACTCCAGCAGACACTTCGGCTCGCTGCACATGCTGCTG ATTCTGTGTCTGAGCCGCGTCTCTCTTTCCAAGCCCTTCATCGGCGCCTCGGACCTGCTGGACGCCAGCCGCACGATTCTGAGCGACTCCAGGGTCAACATGCTGCATG GTTTGTCCATATTGGAGCTGTGTCTGCTCATCGCCATGAAGCATCTCAACGACGTGTATGAGGGAGAACCCTTCAACTTCCACATGGTCCACAACG AGTTCAAGAAGTTCCTGCACAGGAAGTCCAACTCCATGTACAGCTTTGAGCAGCCAGTCATCAtgaag gcCTTCGAACACCTcgtgcagctggagctgatccgGCCCGTGGACGGCTCCTCGGCCAGGACCCAGAAGGACTACCAGCTGATGAGGCTCATGCTGGACCAGGGCCAGATCATGGAGGCGCTGCAGAAATACCCACAATGCCCCACGGACGTCAGGCAGTGGGCCATGTCCGCCTTCGAGTAG